The Lacipirellula parvula genome window below encodes:
- a CDS encoding acyl carrier protein — translation MLRQEVVTNQLDCPVCGAAAATLTADQCCGACDAILEWFQTRLTLIGYQPLSRVSLASSFAGDLTVDSLDLVEIVCDLEQDFDVAISGNDALRITTIGDAIACVRRNSTVMAPPDVALDSPRLGLRVAPAGLMVQLSKIFARSRRPR, via the coding sequence ATGCTTCGACAAGAAGTCGTCACGAACCAGTTAGATTGCCCGGTCTGTGGCGCCGCTGCAGCAACACTGACCGCTGACCAATGCTGCGGCGCATGTGATGCCATACTTGAATGGTTTCAGACTCGTCTGACGCTGATTGGTTATCAACCTCTAAGTCGCGTTTCTCTGGCCAGCTCATTCGCTGGTGACCTGACAGTCGACTCTCTCGATCTTGTCGAGATCGTTTGCGACCTAGAACAGGACTTTGACGTTGCGATCTCAGGCAATGACGCGCTCCGCATCACGACTATCGGCGATGCCATTGCATGTGTGCGTCGAAATTCAACCGTTATGGCGCCGCCCGACGTCGCTTTGGACTCGCCCCGCCTGGGTTTGCGAGTCGCTCCGGCGGGGCTAATGGTTCAATTGTCAAAGATATTCGCGCGTTCCCGACGCCCGCGCTGA
- a CDS encoding plasmid stabilization protein, which produces MPRGDKSKYTDKQKRKAEHLAESYEERGDSAKTAKRKAWATVNKDSGGGNKSGSGRGKPDTNESAKKGGRKGGAATAKKSAKKKTAKKKAAKKATKKKSPKKKAAKKKPAKGKGTKRKASKKSS; this is translated from the coding sequence ATGCCACGCGGCGACAAATCTAAGTACACGGACAAGCAGAAGCGCAAAGCGGAGCACCTCGCCGAGAGCTACGAAGAGCGCGGCGACTCAGCGAAGACCGCGAAGCGCAAAGCCTGGGCGACTGTCAACAAAGACAGTGGCGGCGGCAATAAGAGCGGATCAGGCAGAGGCAAGCCTGACACAAACGAGTCAGCTAAGAAAGGCGGGCGCAAGGGCGGCGCGGCTACGGCTAAGAAGTCTGCTAAAAAGAAGACCGCCAAGAAGAAGGCTGCAAAGAAGGCAACGAAGAAGAAGTCGCCCAAGAAGAAGGCCGCGAAGAAGAAGCCAGCCAAGGGGAAAGGTACGAAACGCAAGGCTAGCAAGAAGTCCTCGTGA